In Chlorocebus sabaeus isolate Y175 chromosome 19, mChlSab1.0.hap1, whole genome shotgun sequence, a single genomic region encodes these proteins:
- the A4GALT gene encoding lactosylceramide 4-alpha-galactosyltransferase: MSKPPDLLLRLLRGVPRQRVCTLFIIGFKFTFFVSIMIYWHVVGEPKEQGQLYNLPADIPCPTLAPPALPSHGPAPGNIFFLETSDRTNPNFLFMCSVESAARTHPESHVLVLMKGLPGGNASLPRHLGISLLSCFPNVHMLPLDLQELFRDTPLAGWYAAVQGRWEPYLFPVLSDASRIALMWKFGGIYLDTDFIVLKNLRNLTNVLGTQSRYVLNGAFLAFERRHEFMALCMRDFVDHYNGWIWGHQGPQLLTRVFKKWCSIRSLAESHACRGVTTLPPEAFYPIPWQDWKKYFEDINPKELPQLLNATYAVHVWNKKSQGTRFEATSRALLAQLHARYCPTTHKAMKMYL, from the coding sequence ATGTCCAAGCCCCCCGACCTCCTGCTGCGGCTGCTCCGGGGCGTCCCAAGGCAGCGGGTCTGCACCCTGTTCATCATCGGCTTCAAGTTCACGTTTTTCGTCTCCATCATGATCTACTGGCATGTTGTGGGAGAGCCCAAGGAGCAAGGGCAGCTCTATAACCTGCCAGCAGATATTCCCTGCCCCACCTTGGCACCCCCCGCCCTACCCTCCCACGGCCCCGCTCCGGGCAACATCTTCTTCCTGGAGACTTCAGATCGGACCAACCCCAACTTCCTGTTCATGTGCTCCGTGGAGTCGGCCGCCAGAACTCACCCCGAATCCCACGTGCTGGTCCTGATGAAAGGGCTTCCAGGTGGCAACGCCTCCCTGCCCCGGCACCTGGGCATCTCACTTCTGAGCTGCTTCCCGAATGTCCACATGCTCCCGCTGGACCTGCAGGAACTGTTCCGGGACACACCCCTGGCCGGCTGGTACGCGGCTGTGCAGGGGCGCTGGGAACCGTACCTGTTCCCCGTGCTCTCCGACGCCTCCAGGATCGCACTCATGTGGAAGTTCGGCGGCATCTACCTGGACACCGACTTCATTGTTCTCAAGAACCTGAGGAACCTGACCAACGTGCTGGGCACCCAGTCCCGCTACGTCCTCAACGGCGCCTTCCTGGCCTTCGAGCGCAGGCACGAGTTCATGGCGCTGTGCATGCGGGACTTCGTGGACCACTACAACGGCTGGATCTGGGGTCACCAGGGCCCGCAGCTGCTCACGCGGGTCTTCAAGAAGTGGTGCTCCATCCGCAGCCTGGCCGAGAGCCACGCCTGCCGCGGCGTCACCACCCTGCCCCCCGAGGCCTTCTACCCCATCCCGTGGCAGGACTGGAAGAAGTACTTTGAGGACATCAACCCCAAGGAGCTGCCACAGCTGCTCAATGCCACCTATGCTGTCCACGTGTGGAACAAGAAGAGCCAGGGCACGCGGTTCGAGGCCACGTCCAGGGCACTGCTCGCCCAGCTCCATGCCCGCTACTGCCCCACGACACACAAGGCCATGAAGATGTACTTGTGA